A genomic window from Sphingobacterium spiritivorum includes:
- a CDS encoding DUF5008 domain-containing protein: MKKNYTVYSFIILFALALLASCTDKITYGPDPYAGGAEPLGIGFREALPSPSQARPGTDVTFKIDGLLKYKPEDIQLFMNNIPARIVNITDTSVTSTVPVNASTGGVRVVVNGQIFAGPLLPIIGKAGIDLTFRSGTGTLGPVFSIKQLSNGQIYIGGNFTDYNGFSSSTKIGGIARLSNSGDFVKGMKFGEGVKGSILSINELANGSLLISGAFTNFDTINLVRNITRITNTGALDVASVPILNLTSDPKKSNLIAPTFNGGTDLSVVKTFVQNNKVTAIGNFQSYANNYYTRSTFDNILTDYFSTKQVVRMDMNGVLDSNYYMNKTTLPIKGLAGVNGNINDGYLQKDGKLVLVGSFTNFNATQSAGRIVRLDVNGNYDPSFSAGSGADDRIMKIFYSATTNKYIVVGSFNTFNGVPSNGIAVLNVDGSVDPSFKSYGFAGGKPNYVTQLSNGLILVSGTFTKYNDVIREGLLILNPDGTLAADYNNTGKLVGSIYDSLEGTNSLGQRTITLVGSISSFNGQLNVGNIVRMTIVD; encoded by the coding sequence ATGAAAAAGAATTATACAGTTTACTCCTTTATTATCTTGTTCGCGTTAGCGCTGCTAGCCTCCTGTACGGACAAAATAACATATGGACCAGATCCTTATGCCGGTGGGGCAGAACCTTTGGGTATCGGATTCAGAGAGGCATTGCCCTCACCTTCACAAGCCAGACCCGGTACAGATGTTACCTTTAAAATAGATGGTTTGCTGAAATATAAACCTGAAGATATTCAGTTATTTATGAATAATATTCCGGCTCGTATTGTCAATATTACAGATACTTCCGTGACTTCTACCGTTCCGGTCAATGCCAGTACAGGTGGTGTACGCGTAGTCGTAAACGGACAGATTTTTGCCGGACCATTATTACCAATTATTGGTAAAGCAGGTATTGACCTGACATTCAGATCCGGAACAGGTACGCTTGGACCTGTTTTTTCGATCAAGCAACTCAGCAACGGACAGATTTATATAGGAGGTAATTTTACCGATTACAACGGTTTTTCTTCTTCTACCAAAATTGGGGGTATAGCACGTTTGTCGAATTCAGGCGATTTTGTAAAAGGCATGAAATTCGGTGAAGGGGTAAAGGGATCCATATTGTCAATCAATGAACTGGCTAACGGCTCCCTGTTGATCTCGGGTGCATTCACCAATTTTGATACCATCAATCTGGTGAGAAATATTACACGTATCACAAATACCGGAGCATTAGATGTTGCAAGTGTGCCTATTCTGAATCTGACATCTGATCCGAAAAAGAGCAATCTTATCGCACCGACATTTAATGGCGGAACAGACCTTTCTGTTGTGAAGACTTTTGTTCAGAATAATAAAGTAACGGCTATCGGCAATTTCCAGTCTTATGCCAACAATTATTATACACGTTCCACATTTGATAATATTCTGACAGATTATTTCTCTACAAAGCAAGTTGTGCGTATGGATATGAATGGTGTGCTGGACTCTAATTATTACATGAATAAAACTACGCTTCCGATTAAGGGACTGGCGGGGGTTAATGGTAATATTAATGATGGTTATCTGCAGAAAGACGGCAAGCTGGTATTGGTAGGATCTTTTACCAATTTCAATGCAACTCAAAGTGCAGGCAGGATTGTCAGGCTGGATGTCAATGGTAATTATGATCCGAGTTTTTCTGCCGGTTCAGGTGCGGATGACAGGATTATGAAGATATTCTATTCAGCTACTACTAATAAATATATCGTGGTAGGCAGCTTCAATACGTTCAATGGTGTACCGTCAAATGGTATTGCAGTGTTGAATGTTGACGGAAGTGTTGATCCTTCTTTCAAAAGCTATGGCTTTGCAGGTGGTAAACCAAACTATGTCACGCAACTTTCGAATGGACTTATCCTTGTCTCGGGAACATTTACAAAATACAATGATGTGATCCGGGAAGGTCTGCTGATCCTTAATCCTGACGGTACGCTTGCTGCTGATTATAATAACACAGGCAAGCTTGTTGGTAGTATCTATGATTCTCTGGAAGGAACCAATTCTCTGGGGCAGCGAACGATCACGCTAGTGGGAAGTATCAGTTCCTTCAACGGACAGCTTAATGTCGGAAATATTGTACGTATGACGATTGTTGATTAA
- a CDS encoding fasciclin domain-containing protein gives MKNLLYILTALLVLASCNKDDYFSDSGVHDPKFNGNMMQYLDSKGQKPQDPFDTLTQIIRYAGMEDNFKNDRLTFFAPPDPTIRKALNYLNVVLYLGGQDTIKSYQEVKPAVWKSILSEYMIKGDFGLNDFRQVDTTALYAFSGQIFETYNETQPINVGAVYHDLNNNGVVIKYAGPRQILLSYVPDYSRPTSSWVNTFVASSNIQPTNGRVHVLNYNRHVFGFLYNRFANLAIEYGIDYK, from the coding sequence ATGAAAAATTTACTATACATACTAACCGCACTGCTTGTATTAGCATCTTGTAATAAAGACGATTATTTTTCGGATTCGGGGGTACATGATCCTAAGTTCAATGGAAATATGATGCAATATCTGGATTCAAAAGGTCAAAAACCACAGGATCCTTTTGATACGCTGACCCAAATCATCCGCTATGCCGGAATGGAAGATAATTTTAAAAATGACAGGCTGACCTTTTTCGCTCCTCCCGATCCAACGATCCGCAAGGCACTGAACTACCTGAATGTGGTTCTTTATTTAGGCGGACAGGATACGATCAAGAGCTATCAGGAAGTGAAACCGGCGGTCTGGAAATCTATCTTATCTGAATATATGATTAAAGGGGATTTTGGATTGAATGATTTTCGTCAGGTAGATACTACTGCATTGTATGCTTTCAGCGGGCAGATCTTCGAAACATATAATGAAACTCAGCCGATCAATGTGGGTGCGGTCTATCATGATCTCAATAATAATGGAGTTGTGATCAAATATGCCGGACCTAGACAAATTTTACTTTCGTATGTGCCGGATTATTCCAGACCGACATCTTCCTGGGTCAATACTTTTGTGGCTTCTTCTAATATCCAGCCGACTAACGGAAGAGTTCATGTATTGAATTACAACAGACATGTATTTGGGTTTTTATATAACCGGTTTGCCAATCTGGCAATCGAATATGGTATTGATTATAAATAA
- a CDS encoding DUF5007 domain-containing protein, which translates to MKRIYINSIAIVILSAIVCIGCKKNFPEDLDAFSLDMNFTSSEYKPVLGRTTYFSGNFNPGQTTLPLTFRISAVRTHEGKAAPELQKLFPVSVWKDRYTGEETSLEQINAKRETVMRPLWEIGEHSGNFIMHSYANSNILKTFPDSGYLFDVEVSSNGGKRFFRDMKLMPEKERSYEPYSDNGSVSPMFMIGVRGDSTRTLMAGSDIKVWFNKVGEGNSLTFKFLDPDLKPIKLSKFNTTKWEDLVHGFNMTFASDSSSVRYDVAYPIPLVPTIKTKYNNGALAQCMFSYNRTAFGGMREISIIGMNYTILEKGDWEMIYYFSNEAPLFDND; encoded by the coding sequence GTATTGGATGTAAGAAAAATTTTCCTGAAGATCTGGATGCTTTCAGTCTGGACATGAATTTTACGAGTTCCGAATATAAACCAGTATTGGGCAGAACAACTTATTTTTCGGGCAATTTTAATCCTGGACAGACTACACTGCCCCTTACATTCCGGATTTCTGCTGTACGTACACATGAAGGTAAAGCTGCTCCGGAATTACAAAAGTTATTTCCGGTCTCTGTATGGAAAGATCGCTATACAGGGGAGGAAACATCTCTGGAGCAAATCAATGCTAAACGTGAAACGGTAATGCGTCCGCTATGGGAAATCGGAGAACACTCCGGTAATTTTATTATGCATTCTTACGCTAATTCGAATATCCTGAAAACATTTCCGGACTCAGGTTACCTGTTTGATGTAGAGGTAAGCAGCAACGGTGGAAAGCGGTTTTTCAGAGATATGAAATTAATGCCTGAAAAGGAACGTTCTTATGAGCCTTATAGTGATAACGGATCTGTATCTCCTATGTTTATGATCGGTGTGAGAGGTGACTCTACCCGTACATTGATGGCAGGTTCGGATATCAAAGTCTGGTTTAACAAAGTAGGCGAAGGAAATTCACTGACCTTTAAATTTCTCGATCCGGATCTTAAACCAATTAAGCTTTCCAAATTTAATACAACGAAGTGGGAGGATTTGGTACATGGTTTCAATATGACATTTGCATCAGATTCATCTTCTGTGCGCTATGATGTTGCCTACCCGATTCCTCTGGTTCCGACGATCAAGACTAAGTATAACAACGGTGCCCTTGCACAATGTATGTTCAGTTATAACAGAACAGCCTTTGGCGGAATGCGTGAAATATCAATTATCGGGATGAACTATACTATACTGGAAAAAGGAGATTGGGAAATGATTTATTATTTCTCCAATGAGGCTCCATTATTTGATAACGATTAA
- a CDS encoding LamG-like jellyroll fold domain-containing protein has product MKNSNTISIRKYSRQLLLLTTAVWGLLSCNKDFENKIQFGDDEPNLNIKGSQFRMAYIIVEGAVGSVVGNQATDYGVMPNLSEMTFNAMFSWNSVSAASPNDGTTYADLLTGVEKDKHKITSTNLSGNNLAKYPSLFTRIKQYTKLRTALVTSNNTVEGIVNPADIDQNVKVNTDTEVLTGAQTELNHADAGLVVATFKDVKAAGDAYGYGPDSERYLQALHQFDQRLGELMKTIKSRPNYKDEKWLVIVASNNGGSYTLKPGLDDGSVFSKTDRNNFVLMYNNQFAYKLVERIETTDPAWSSSAVRYTGNSGFAAIAPSDAKLYDLGTGADAGNYTIQIKLKVHEMNGKGGKTGSALNGVIVGKMNSAQNFPVGWSITYNGGNGWRFISNSSSSSNYAFDSAPFELDTWYTLTAKIYKDGTNRVVKLFRDGVLKQTLTNFAARNLSSPDIPLQLGYQKGSYGDNSGFVHSIADVRIYNAALPDNYIAANACTTLSTPQKDSYYANLIGYWPANDEGTQIKDLSPYKRNFVLNGSFVWNSFSERAGNLCPTVPDNLERYVIRTVDAPLMMYSWLGILEVSQFDLDAQSWSPIFSNK; this is encoded by the coding sequence ATGAAAAATAGCAATACAATTTCGATCAGGAAATATAGCCGTCAACTGCTGCTGTTGACTACAGCTGTATGGGGGCTGCTATCCTGTAATAAGGATTTTGAAAATAAAATTCAATTTGGCGATGATGAGCCTAACCTTAATATAAAGGGATCTCAGTTTCGGATGGCTTATATTATTGTAGAAGGAGCGGTAGGTTCAGTGGTCGGTAATCAGGCTACGGACTATGGGGTGATGCCCAATTTGTCTGAGATGACTTTTAATGCCATGTTTAGCTGGAACTCGGTAAGTGCGGCCTCTCCAAACGATGGCACAACATATGCCGATCTGTTGACTGGTGTCGAAAAAGATAAACATAAAATAACCAGTACCAATCTTTCCGGTAATAATCTGGCAAAATATCCAAGTCTTTTTACGCGGATCAAGCAATATACCAAGTTGCGTACAGCTCTTGTAACCAGTAATAATACGGTAGAAGGGATTGTGAATCCTGCAGATATTGATCAGAATGTAAAAGTCAATACGGATACAGAAGTACTGACAGGAGCGCAGACCGAACTGAATCATGCAGATGCAGGTCTGGTGGTGGCTACGTTTAAAGATGTAAAAGCTGCCGGAGATGCTTATGGATACGGTCCTGATTCGGAGCGTTATCTACAGGCATTGCATCAGTTTGATCAGCGATTAGGCGAGCTGATGAAAACGATTAAGTCAAGACCGAATTACAAAGATGAAAAATGGTTAGTCATCGTCGCATCGAACAACGGCGGATCTTATACCCTGAAACCGGGGCTGGATGACGGAAGTGTCTTTTCAAAAACAGATCGCAATAATTTTGTCCTGATGTATAATAATCAGTTTGCTTACAAACTGGTGGAGCGTATTGAAACAACAGATCCGGCCTGGAGCTCTTCTGCGGTTCGCTACACAGGTAATTCGGGTTTTGCAGCCATAGCTCCGTCCGATGCTAAACTTTATGATCTGGGTACAGGAGCAGATGCTGGTAATTATACCATACAGATAAAACTAAAAGTACATGAGATGAATGGCAAAGGGGGGAAGACCGGAAGTGCACTAAATGGTGTTATCGTAGGAAAGATGAACAGCGCTCAGAATTTTCCGGTGGGTTGGAGTATTACCTATAACGGAGGTAACGGATGGCGATTTATATCGAACAGCAGTTCATCTTCCAATTATGCATTTGATAGTGCTCCATTTGAATTGGATACATGGTACACGCTGACAGCCAAGATCTATAAAGACGGTACCAATCGTGTCGTCAAGTTATTCAGAGACGGCGTATTGAAGCAGACACTTACCAATTTTGCTGCCCGTAACCTTTCTTCTCCGGATATCCCATTACAGTTAGGATATCAAAAAGGGTCTTATGGCGACAATTCAGGATTTGTTCATTCTATAGCAGATGTCCGGATTTACAATGCGGCATTACCGGATAATTATATTGCTGCAAATGCATGTACTACACTTTCTACGCCTCAAAAAGATAGCTATTATGCTAATCTGATCGGATATTGGCCAGCCAATGACGAAGGTACACAGATTAAAGACCTAAGCCCATACAAGAGAAATTTTGTACTCAACGGATCTTTTGTGTGGAACAGTTTTTCAGAACGTGCCGGCAATTTATGTCCTACCGTTCCGGATAATCTGGAAAGATATGTTATCCGTACAGTAGATGCACCCCTGATGATGTATAGTTGGTTAGGGATATTAGAAGTATCTCAGTTCGATCTGGATGCACAGAGTTGGTCTCCAATATTTTCAAACAAATAA
- a CDS encoding SusC/RagA family TonB-linked outer membrane protein: MKRFILLSLILMLSGLVYGQQTISVSGFVQDQSSRIGMGDVTIRSTKLKRALGSTDRKGLFKIQAPVDDILIFTSTGFKTVTENLAGKKAFVFTIYMEKQENELDEVVVQGYQQRKRETLTGASVTISGKDLQDNPVSNVTELLQGKVAGMNVQMTTGQPGVRASVLIRGLNSISSTGTGSDAFLTPTSPLYIVDGVPVDDNTDFQYGFNSGGTGISPISLIPPEDIESMDILKDAAATALYGSRGAYGVIRITTKRGRSKIPIIQYTTNQFFSVPPQLRSVLGGKDERLIRINQVLENDVDYYTGRDKIYDNQILSDSLNPYFNNSTNWQKVFYKPTYNQTHNVNASGGDENFNYKINGQYYNEKGIIQNTGFSRYTLSMNSEYRQSDRFRLFVNMSGNIGEQQTGSGNSVTQGGVAKASSASSLLPAPSSSIVGGGLVSALEGRNDNRTTDVKANVDLEYEVFKGMRAKNSFSYNYITYRTDNFTPAIANNNISQNYNYDAQRNSMYNLFQLSYLKAFGAEEKHLINTYVFNELNLNSFKAKAQRKSGYPNDQLEGPFGFDAGSAVGGVLNNLADVRSAGFAGAFSYQYDSKYIIDFTYRLDKSSSVGPDVPWVKNPSISARWNMAKESFMDVFTDKWLDYLSFRGGWGKNITPTGTVFDANGRYIFTGAFNNNPTIGFNWNQMPNSKLVPSTTTSSSLAIEAGFLKNRITTIQEFYYKQVDDQLWSRNLADHNGFTSLQSNEVSFVNYGYEFTFMFRPLSNQSKVNWSISLNGAINNEILTRLPDNSREYLKYDANNKLHTLYRLGRNTMSHVLFDYRGTFATDAAVPVNPATGEPYKMIKDGAVYYFQAGDPYWTDLNGDYILDENDLVTVGNSQPKVIGGLSTFAQYKGISLSINTSFTLKRDIINEALANQMNSYGNPLMGGTNGIEKSTLLPLEKYNFWLNNGDISAYPNPYGFTRQGIITPFRANQTLFMEDGSYWKINSVTLSYTFPREKTQRYKISSLRVYGTANNVYTFSNYSGPNPENVTDMGYDRTDGYPNKRTYTLGLNVQF, from the coding sequence ATGAAAAGATTTATACTATTAAGTTTGATTTTAATGTTATCCGGGCTGGTGTATGGACAACAGACAATATCAGTTTCGGGATTTGTCCAGGATCAGAGTTCACGTATCGGGATGGGAGATGTGACTATACGTTCTACCAAATTGAAGCGTGCGCTGGGATCTACGGATAGAAAGGGACTTTTTAAAATTCAGGCGCCTGTAGATGATATTTTGATTTTTACCAGTACAGGTTTCAAAACTGTCACTGAAAATCTTGCCGGAAAGAAGGCTTTTGTCTTTACTATTTATATGGAAAAGCAAGAGAATGAATTGGATGAAGTAGTGGTTCAGGGTTATCAGCAGCGTAAGCGTGAAACACTTACAGGTGCATCGGTGACTATATCCGGAAAAGATCTGCAGGATAATCCTGTTTCCAACGTAACAGAACTACTTCAGGGTAAGGTCGCGGGTATGAACGTACAGATGACGACCGGACAGCCGGGAGTCAGAGCTTCTGTACTGATACGTGGTCTGAATAGCATTTCATCTACAGGAACAGGTTCGGATGCGTTTCTTACACCTACTTCTCCGCTTTATATCGTGGATGGTGTGCCTGTAGATGATAACACTGATTTTCAGTATGGATTCAACAGCGGAGGTACTGGTATCAGTCCGATTTCGTTGATTCCGCCTGAAGATATCGAATCGATGGATATTTTGAAAGATGCTGCAGCTACAGCGCTGTACGGTTCCAGAGGTGCATATGGTGTTATCCGTATTACAACCAAAAGAGGACGCTCGAAGATTCCGATTATTCAATATACAACAAACCAGTTTTTCAGTGTTCCTCCGCAGTTAAGATCTGTATTAGGAGGTAAGGATGAACGACTGATCCGTATCAATCAGGTTTTGGAAAATGACGTGGATTATTATACCGGAAGGGATAAAATCTACGATAATCAGATTCTTTCGGATAGTTTGAACCCGTATTTCAATAACTCGACTAACTGGCAGAAAGTGTTTTACAAGCCTACTTATAACCAGACGCATAATGTGAATGCTTCGGGAGGTGATGAAAACTTCAACTACAAGATCAACGGTCAGTATTACAATGAAAAGGGTATTATTCAGAATACAGGATTCAGTCGCTATACTTTAAGTATGAACTCCGAGTACAGACAATCTGATCGTTTCAGACTCTTTGTAAATATGTCCGGTAATATCGGAGAACAACAGACCGGAAGTGGAAACTCTGTGACACAAGGTGGTGTGGCGAAGGCTTCTTCGGCTTCTTCATTGCTGCCTGCGCCTAGTTCTTCTATTGTAGGAGGAGGGTTGGTATCTGCACTGGAAGGACGAAATGATAACAGGACTACAGATGTCAAAGCCAATGTGGATCTGGAATATGAAGTTTTCAAAGGCATGAGAGCTAAGAACTCTTTCAGTTATAACTATATCACGTATCGTACGGATAATTTTACGCCTGCCATTGCTAATAATAATATCTCTCAGAATTATAACTACGATGCGCAGCGCAACTCGATGTATAATCTCTTTCAGTTGTCTTACCTGAAGGCTTTCGGTGCAGAAGAGAAACACCTGATCAATACCTATGTCTTTAATGAGTTGAATCTTAACAGCTTCAAAGCTAAGGCGCAGCGGAAATCCGGGTATCCTAACGATCAGCTGGAAGGACCTTTTGGATTTGATGCCGGCAGCGCTGTGGGTGGCGTACTGAATAATCTTGCAGATGTTCGCTCGGCGGGTTTTGCAGGTGCATTCAGTTATCAGTATGATTCCAAATATATTATTGACTTTACCTACCGTCTGGATAAATCTTCTTCTGTAGGTCCGGATGTGCCATGGGTCAAAAATCCATCGATCTCTGCACGCTGGAATATGGCGAAGGAATCTTTCATGGATGTTTTTACAGATAAGTGGTTAGATTACCTTTCATTCAGAGGAGGATGGGGTAAGAATATTACACCTACAGGAACTGTATTTGATGCAAACGGAAGGTATATTTTCACAGGAGCTTTCAATAATAATCCTACTATCGGTTTCAACTGGAATCAGATGCCTAATAGTAAATTAGTTCCTTCGACAACTACATCTTCAAGTTTGGCGATAGAAGCGGGTTTTCTGAAAAACAGAATCACGACAATCCAGGAGTTTTACTACAAACAGGTAGACGATCAGTTATGGTCCAGGAATCTGGCCGATCATAATGGTTTTACATCTTTGCAATCGAATGAAGTCAGCTTTGTAAACTATGGATATGAGTTCACATTTATGTTCAGACCTTTGTCAAATCAAAGTAAAGTGAACTGGAGTATCAGTCTGAATGGAGCGATCAATAATGAAATATTGACGCGTCTGCCTGATAACAGCCGTGAGTATCTGAAATATGATGCGAATAATAAACTTCATACGCTTTACCGTCTTGGTCGCAATACGATGTCGCATGTATTGTTTGATTACCGTGGAACATTTGCTACAGATGCCGCTGTACCGGTCAATCCGGCTACGGGTGAACCTTACAAAATGATCAAAGACGGAGCTGTTTATTATTTCCAGGCCGGAGATCCGTACTGGACGGATCTTAACGGTGATTATATTCTGGATGAGAATGATCTGGTGACGGTAGGAAATTCACAACCAAAGGTCATCGGAGGTTTGTCCACATTTGCACAGTATAAAGGAATCAGCTTGTCTATCAATACCTCTTTTACATTAAAGCGTGATATCATAAATGAAGCTCTGGCTAATCAGATGAACTCTTATGGTAACCCATTGATGGGAGGTACAAATGGTATTGAAAAATCAACTTTACTGCCTCTTGAAAAATATAATTTCTGGCTTAATAACGGCGATATAAGTGCTTATCCGAATCCTTATGGATTTACCCGTCAGGGCATTATCACTCCGTTTCGTGCCAATCAGACCTTGTTTATGGAGGACGGATCTTACTGGAAGATCAACAGTGTGACACTTTCCTATACGTTCCCGAGAGAAAAAACACAACGTTATAAGATATCCTCTCTGCGGGTGTACGGAACAGCAAATAACGTATACACTTTTAGTAATTATTCAGGTCCCAATCCGGAGAACGTGACGGATATGGGCTATGACAGAACAGATGGGTACCCGAATAAAAGAACATATACGCTGGGATTAAATGTACAGTTTTAA
- a CDS encoding RagB/SusD family nutrient uptake outer membrane protein, which yields MKGKRIAKYMVIVAVTISFLGCKKFLNVEPIDSLSGNNFWKDQNDAETFTREVYRLFRVGVGIDRPLVLMGDLRNAPVLKTETFPNRNDIRIISRGSIKELVSTIRPTPGTDAERFWTYNVEWDKIADWKPVYKVIQSANILYTLVPKVAENDPSFTPAQVRKYQAEAVFMRSMSYFVLLRLFGNVPYYTDAYNQDPLPRMDHREVARKCIEDLEKVKDDLPWTYDDPANRGVRAMKGSALTLMMHLNMWLAWFDKPNANQYYAQVDRLGDELRLENNGAYELLPIERVAEIFNGRSKEGLFEIPNNVNYGESYGSLRKTYFAHVLHAPYFILNATTTDKSELAYESSYMKTLYPEGESDGRIQSWFTDKQGNNFMFSGNGNFTFFKFFNLALGSGNTAQSIGNYQVMFRYADAILLQAEALAAMGGNDDKATMLLNLIRSRAKAGLYPEANNYDNKLQDAIYWERCKELMGEGHYYYDLVRTGKLYDAAYSWHPMAYSAYLQEAWTWPIDPKALENNPFMTLNEYWK from the coding sequence ATGAAAGGGAAAAGAATTGCTAAATATATGGTTATCGTAGCGGTAACAATAAGCTTTTTGGGATGTAAAAAATTCCTCAACGTCGAACCGATCGACAGTCTTTCCGGAAATAATTTCTGGAAAGATCAGAATGATGCGGAGACGTTTACGAGAGAGGTATACCGTCTGTTCCGTGTAGGGGTAGGGATAGACCGTCCTTTGGTACTGATGGGCGATCTGCGTAATGCTCCCGTACTGAAGACAGAAACATTTCCAAACAGAAATGATATCCGTATCATTTCCAGAGGAAGTATTAAAGAATTGGTGAGTACAATCCGCCCTACACCGGGTACCGACGCCGAGCGTTTCTGGACTTATAATGTAGAGTGGGATAAGATCGCAGACTGGAAACCGGTTTATAAAGTAATACAATCAGCCAATATCCTGTACACTTTAGTGCCCAAAGTAGCGGAGAATGATCCTTCTTTCACGCCTGCACAAGTCCGTAAATATCAGGCTGAAGCTGTTTTTATGCGCAGTATGTCATACTTCGTTTTGCTGAGATTGTTCGGAAATGTACCTTACTATACGGATGCATACAATCAAGATCCCCTGCCACGTATGGATCACAGAGAAGTAGCCAGAAAATGTATTGAGGATCTGGAAAAAGTAAAAGACGATCTTCCATGGACATACGACGATCCGGCCAATCGCGGGGTAAGAGCTATGAAAGGATCCGCATTGACGTTGATGATGCACCTGAATATGTGGTTAGCCTGGTTCGATAAACCTAATGCGAATCAATATTATGCTCAGGTAGACCGTTTAGGCGATGAATTGAGACTGGAGAATAATGGTGCATATGAATTGCTTCCAATCGAACGGGTGGCTGAGATTTTCAATGGTCGCTCCAAAGAAGGGTTATTTGAAATTCCGAATAACGTAAACTATGGTGAATCGTATGGTAGCCTTCGTAAGACCTATTTCGCACATGTACTTCATGCTCCTTATTTCATTCTGAATGCAACGACTACTGACAAGAGTGAACTGGCATACGAATCTTCATATATGAAGACTTTATATCCTGAAGGAGAATCAGACGGAAGGATACAGAGTTGGTTTACAGATAAACAGGGTAATAATTTTATGTTTTCCGGCAATGGTAATTTTACCTTTTTCAAATTCTTCAATTTAGCCCTCGGATCAGGTAATACCGCACAGTCTATTGGTAACTATCAGGTGATGTTTCGCTATGCAGACGCTATCCTGTTACAGGCTGAGGCGCTGGCTGCCATGGGCGGAAATGATGATAAGGCCACTATGCTGCTCAATCTGATTCGTTCCCGTGCTAAAGCAGGTCTTTATCCGGAAGCCAATAACTATGACAACAAACTGCAGGATGCTATTTATTGGGAGAGATGTAAGGAATTAATGGGAGAGGGACATTACTATTATGATCTGGTACGCACAGGCAAACTGTATGACGCTGCTTATTCGTGGCATCCGATGGCTTACTCGGCATATCTGCAGGAAGCCTGGACCTGGCCTATCGATCCTAAAGCATTGGAAAACAATCCTTTTATGACACTAAATGAATACTGGAAATAA